A section of the Enterobacter sp. C2 genome encodes:
- a CDS encoding formate/nitrite transporter family protein, whose amino-acid sequence MDELKEDKISKDSEALSEEEVEVESEENKRGEEIEVDEEQLPSRAMAIHEHIRQDGEKEMERDAMALLWSAIAAGLSMGASLLVKGIFHVKLDGIPGSYVLESFGYTIGFIIVIMARQQLFTENTVTAVLPVMQNPTRKNGGLLLRLWSLVLLGNLIGTAIAAWAFEYMPIFDEATRDAFVEIGMEVMKNTPAEMFANAIISGWLVATMVWMFPAAGSAKIVVIILMTWVIALADTTHIVVGAVEIFYLVFNGTIPWTDFLWPFAIPTLAGNICGGTFIFALLSHAQIRNDMSNKRKADMKTEAEEAKKKMNKT is encoded by the coding sequence GTGGACGAATTAAAAGAAGATAAAATCAGCAAAGACTCCGAGGCGCTCTCGGAAGAAGAGGTTGAAGTAGAGAGTGAGGAGAATAAGCGCGGCGAGGAGATAGAGGTAGATGAAGAGCAGCTCCCCTCACGCGCGATGGCGATCCATGAGCACATTCGTCAGGACGGCGAGAAAGAGATGGAGCGCGATGCTATGGCCCTGCTGTGGTCGGCTATCGCCGCCGGGCTGTCGATGGGCGCATCGCTGCTGGTAAAGGGGATCTTTCATGTCAAGCTAGACGGCATTCCCGGCAGCTATGTTCTGGAGAGCTTCGGCTACACCATCGGCTTTATTATCGTCATCATGGCTCGCCAGCAGCTGTTTACGGAGAATACCGTAACCGCCGTGCTGCCGGTAATGCAGAACCCGACCAGGAAAAACGGCGGCCTGCTGCTGCGCCTGTGGAGCCTGGTGCTGCTGGGCAACCTGATCGGCACGGCGATTGCCGCTTGGGCGTTTGAGTACATGCCGATCTTTGACGAGGCCACGCGGGATGCCTTTGTTGAAATCGGCATGGAGGTGATGAAAAATACCCCGGCCGAGATGTTTGCTAATGCGATTATCTCCGGCTGGCTGGTCGCCACCATGGTGTGGATGTTCCCGGCCGCCGGTTCGGCGAAGATCGTGGTGATTATTCTGATGACATGGGTTATTGCCCTGGCGGACACCACCCATATCGTGGTGGGCGCGGTGGAGATCTTCTACCTGGTCTTTAACGGCACCATTCCCTGGACCGACTTTCTCTGGCCCTTTGCCATTCCGACCCTGGCAGGCAACATCTGCGGCGGCACCTTTATCTTCGCCCTGCTCAGCCATGCGCAGATCCGCAATGATATGAGCAACAAGCGCAAGGCTGATATGAAAACCGAGGCCGAAGAAGCCAAAAAGAAGATGAATAAGACGTAA
- a CDS encoding DUF4160 domain-containing protein, translated as MPVILRFKGYQFFFYSNEGDPRESAHIHVRGSDGEAKFWLTPDVLLARNDGFNARELKELVGVVEENHKMLMEAWNDYFR; from the coding sequence ATGCCTGTCATATTAAGATTCAAAGGGTATCAGTTCTTTTTCTATTCGAATGAGGGCGATCCCCGTGAATCTGCACATATCCACGTGCGGGGTTCTGATGGTGAAGCTAAGTTCTGGTTGACGCCCGATGTGCTCCTTGCGCGCAATGACGGCTTTAATGCTCGCGAGCTGAAAGAGTTGGTGGGTGTGGTCGAAGAAAACCACAAAATGTTGATGGAGGCCTGGAATGACTATTTCCGCTAA
- a CDS encoding DUF2442 domain-containing protein, which produces MTISAKNIRFDEYNMWVELSDARTLGVPLAWFPKLMHASPDERNDYELSRRGIHWDSLDEDISIEGLLAGRGDVTFKPHSAA; this is translated from the coding sequence ATGACTATTTCCGCTAAAAATATACGCTTCGATGAGTACAACATGTGGGTCGAACTAAGCGATGCCCGCACACTGGGCGTACCCCTGGCATGGTTCCCGAAACTCATGCATGCCAGCCCCGATGAGCGCAATGACTACGAGTTAAGTCGCCGTGGCATTCACTGGGATAGCCTTGATGAGGATATCTCTATTGAAGGGTTACTGGCTGGCCGTGGCGATGTGACGTTCAAACCGCATAGCGCTGCATAG